GCAACCGCTCGAGAAGCGCGTAAAACGCATCGAAGTGCCTCAGGTCGAGGACATCGTTGCGAAAATCGCGCGGATTCCGCCAAAACACGTCACCAGTTCCGATAAAGAACTGTTGCGTAACCTTGAGCGAGATCTGAAGCTGACGGTGTTTGGTCAGGATGCGGCGATTGATTCGTTGGCGACCGCGATCAAACTGTCCCGTGCCGGCCTCAAATCGCCTGACAAGCCTGTCGGTTCATTCCTGTTCGCCGGTCCTACCGGTGTCGGTAAAACCGAAGCGGCGCGTCAGTTGGCCAAGGCGTTGGGCGTCGAGCTGGTTCGCTTCGACATGTCCGAGTACATGGAGCGGCACACCGTATCGCGTTTGATCGGTGCTCCTCCGGGGTATGTCGGGTTTGATCAGGGCGGTCTGCTGACCGAAGCCATCACCAAGCAGCCACACTGCGTACTGTTGCTCGATGAAATCGAGAAGGCGCATCCGGAAGTCTTCAACCTGCTGCTGCAGGTCATGGACCACGGTACGCTGACCGATAACAACGGGCGCAAAGCCGACTTCCGGAACGTGATCGTCATCATGACGACCAACGCCGGCGCGGAAACTGCAGCGCGTGCTTCGATCGGTTTCACTTATCAGGATCACTCTTCCGATGCGATGGAAGTGATCAAGAAGAGCTTCACGCCGGAATTCCGCAACCGTCTGGACACCATTATCCAGTTTGGTCGCCTCAGTCACGAGGTCATCAAGAGTGTGGTGGACAAGTTCCTTATCGAGCTTCAGGCGCAGTTGGAAGACAAGCGTGTATTGCTGGAAGTCACCGATGCGGCTCGCAGCTGGCTGGCGGCCGGAGGTTACGACGTAGCGATGGGCGCTCGACCAATGGCTCGCCTGATCCAGGACAAGATCAAGCGTCCGCTGGCGGAGGAGATTCTCTTTGGTGAACTGGCCGAGCATGGCGGTGTGGTGCACATCGACATCAAGGACGGCGAGCTGACCTTCGAGTTCGAAACCACGGCTGAAATGGCCTGACGTTAAACCGCAGCAAAGCAAAAAGGCGCCGATTGGCGCCTTTTTGCTATCTGCAACATTTCAAGCCTAACCATTAACGCTGTGTGAGCGAGCCTGCTCGCGAAAGCGTTGGGTAGCTTGCATCAATGTTGAGTGTGCTGACGACATCGCGAGCAGGCTCACTCCCACAAGGAATTGGGTGTAACAGATAAATCCCGGACAAACAAAAACGCCCGGCATAAAGCCGGGCGTCTTGTATTGACTTGATTAGCGAGCGCGGTAAGTGATGCGCCCTTTGCTCAAGTCATAGGGCGTCAGCTCGACGCGCACCTTGTCACCGGTAAGAATACGGATGTAGTTCTTGCGCATCTTGCCGGAAATATGCGCGGTTACGACGTGCCCATTTTCCAACTCCACACGAAACATGGTGTTGGGCAGGGTGTCGACGACAGTGCCTTCCATTTCGAAGCTGTCTTCTTTCGACATGCAGTAAAGCCCTCGGTGTCCAATGAATGGCCCGGTGCAACTGCGCCAGGCAAAAGCGGCGTGCATTGTGCCCGAAAAGTGGGGTTCAAGCCAAGGGGTTTAGGCCGTGCTCTAGTTCAGAACGACCCAGCGCTGGTTAATCAGCAGTTCAATGGGCCGATATTGGGTCTTGTAGCTCATTTTTTTGCAGTTTTTGATCCAGTAACCTAAGTAAACCGCGTCCAGCCCCAGGCGCCGGGCTTCGGCAATTTGCCAGAGAATGGCAAAGCGTCCCAAGCTTCGGCGTTCTTCGGCGGGTTCATAGAAGGTGTAGACCGCCGACAGACCGTTCGGCAGAAGGTCGGTGACGGCGATGGCCAACAGCCGTCCGTCGAGACGAAATTCGTAGAAGCGTGAAAACGGCAAGTCGCGAACCAGGAAGGTCGAAAACTGATCGCGGCTGGGCGGGTACATGTCCCCATCGGCATGGCGCTGTTCGATGTAGCGCTGATAGAGGTCGAAATACTCTTCGCTGAAACCCGGTTTGGCCGGGCGCACCTGCAAGTCTGCGTTACGTTTGAAAATGCGTTTCTGCTGACGGTTGGGCGTGAATTGACCTACAGGAATACGCGCCGGTACGCAGGCATTGCAGTTCTGGCAATGAGGCCGATACAAGTGGTCGCCACTGCGACGAAAACCCATTTCCGACAGGTCTGCATAGACATGCACATCCATGGGCTGGCTGGGATCGAGGAACAGGGTCGTGGCCTGCTCCTCAGGCAGATAGCTGCAAGAGTGGGGCTGAGTGGCATAGAACTTCAAACGCGCCAACTCGGTCATGATCAACCCTCGGGATAAGCTTTTAATTAGGGGGCGTCTCTAAGTGTAAGCCACGCGCGCAAAAGACGCTCAGCAAACCCAGGTTGCGCCGCTGGGCTGGTCCAGATACTGCGCCAGATAGCCGGCAAACGCGCTACGGGCGATCGCTCGGGCACCCAGGCTATGCAGATGGTCGGTTGGCATCTGGCAATCGATCAGCATGAAACCGGAGTCTTTCAGATGCCGCACCAGTGTGGCAAAGCCATATTTCGAGGCGTTGTCGGCGCGACTGAACATGGACTCGCCGAAAAATAGCCGCCCCATGGCCAGGCCATACAGCCCGCCGACGAGTTCTCCCTGGTCCCAGACCTCCACCGAATGCGCATGGCCACGCCGGTGCAATTCTATGTACGCGTCCTGCATGGCTTCGGTGATCCAGGTGCCATCGGCGTATTCCCGCGGTGCGGCGCAGGCGCGGATGACCGCGGCAAAATCCTGGTCGAAGGTCACTTGATAGCGTTGTTGGCGCAGCAGTTTGCCCAGGCTGCGGGAGACGTGCAGTTCGTCGGGAAACAAAACGGTGCGGGGATCCGGCGACCACCAGAGAATCGGCTGGCCTTCCGAGAACCATGGGAAACAACCGTGGCGGTAGGCGCGGATGAGCCGATCGGCGGACAGGTCGCCGCCGGCGGCCAGCAGCCCGTTGGGCTCGCGCATGGCTTTTTCCAGCGGCGGGAAAGTCAGGGTGTTGCGTTGTAACCAAGTCAGCATGGCGTCCGGGCTTGCAGAAGGGGAGGGCGGTGGCGGGTTATCGGCCCGCCACTTAGTGTGCCGTCAAACGACGGGAATGTCGTCGAGGTATTTTTCCGCGTCCAGTGCCGCCATGCAGCCCGCACCGGCGGAGGTGACCGCTTGACGGTAAACGTGGTCGGCCACGTCGCCGGCTGCAAACACACCTTCGATGGCAGTCGCGGTAGCGTCGCCTTCGCTGCCGCCCTTGACCAGTAGATAGCCGTCACGCATTTCCAGTTGCCCGGTGAAAAGGTCGGTGTTGGGTTTGTGGCCGATGGCAATGAATACGCCGGCAAGGGGTAATTCCCGGGTGGCGCCGGTATGGCTGTCGCGCAGGCGGGCACCGGTCACGCCGCTGGCGTCGCCGAGGACTTCATCCAGATTCTGGTTCCAGTGCAGGCGAATATTGCCGTTCGCGGCTTTTTCGAAGAGTTTGTCCTGCAGTATTTTCTCCGAGCGCAGTTTGTCGCGACGATGAATCAGATGGACTTCCTTGGCGATGTTCGACAGGTACAGCGCCTCTTCAACCGCTGTGTTGCCACCGCCAACCACCGCGACCACCTGATTGCGATAGAAAAAACCATCGCAGGTCGCACAGGCTGAAACGCCCTTGCCGGCGAACGTTTCTTCCGACGGCAGTCCCAGATATTGGGCTGAAGCGCCGGTGGCAATGATCAGCGCGTCGCAGGTGTAGGTGCCGCTATCACCGATCAGTTCGAACGGGCGTTGTTGCAACTTGGCCGTATGGATGTGGTCGTAGACGATCTCTGTGTCAAAGCGTT
The Pseudomonas sp. MYb327 DNA segment above includes these coding regions:
- the infA gene encoding translation initiation factor IF-1, whose product is MSKEDSFEMEGTVVDTLPNTMFRVELENGHVVTAHISGKMRKNYIRILTGDKVRVELTPYDLSKGRITYRAR
- a CDS encoding arginyltransferase, producing MTELARLKFYATQPHSCSYLPEEQATTLFLDPSQPMDVHVYADLSEMGFRRSGDHLYRPHCQNCNACVPARIPVGQFTPNRQQKRIFKRNADLQVRPAKPGFSEEYFDLYQRYIEQRHADGDMYPPSRDQFSTFLVRDLPFSRFYEFRLDGRLLAIAVTDLLPNGLSAVYTFYEPAEERRSLGRFAILWQIAEARRLGLDAVYLGYWIKNCKKMSYKTQYRPIELLINQRWVVLN
- the aat gene encoding leucyl/phenylalanyl-tRNA--protein transferase, producing MLTWLQRNTLTFPPLEKAMREPNGLLAAGGDLSADRLIRAYRHGCFPWFSEGQPILWWSPDPRTVLFPDELHVSRSLGKLLRQQRYQVTFDQDFAAVIRACAAPREYADGTWITEAMQDAYIELHRRGHAHSVEVWDQGELVGGLYGLAMGRLFFGESMFSRADNASKYGFATLVRHLKDSGFMLIDCQMPTDHLHSLGARAIARSAFAGYLAQYLDQPSGATWVC
- the trxB gene encoding thioredoxin-disulfide reductase; its protein translation is MSEAKHSRLIILGSGPAGYSAAVYAARANLKPVVITGIQAGGQLTTTVEVDNWPGDVEGLTGPVLMERMQKHAERFDTEIVYDHIHTAKLQQRPFELIGDSGTYTCDALIIATGASAQYLGLPSEETFAGKGVSACATCDGFFYRNQVVAVVGGGNTAVEEALYLSNIAKEVHLIHRRDKLRSEKILQDKLFEKAANGNIRLHWNQNLDEVLGDASGVTGARLRDSHTGATRELPLAGVFIAIGHKPNTDLFTGQLEMRDGYLLVKGGSEGDATATAIEGVFAAGDVADHVYRQAVTSAGAGCMAALDAEKYLDDIPVV